The following proteins come from a genomic window of candidate division TA06 bacterium B3_TA06:
- a CDS encoding phosphatidylglycerophosphatase A yields MDTSKPLLSVRLALSVLGTGYIPRGGGTVASLIALVPAWFLAPYPLILAAVIIILSALGVWGGFYAERKGWKHDDKRITFDEFCGMLVALFWLPRPVSLLGSILIFGIAFILFRLLDIFKPPPLRLLERLPGGWGVMADDLAAGVVTNGLIRLILLIPVPLFHG; encoded by the coding sequence ATGGATACTTCTAAACCCTTGCTTTCAGTGCGGCTTGCCCTCTCAGTCTTGGGAACGGGTTATATTCCAAGGGGAGGGGGGACGGTGGCGAGCTTGATCGCGTTGGTTCCGGCATGGTTCCTTGCACCTTATCCTTTGATACTTGCGGCTGTGATTATAATCCTTTCCGCGTTAGGGGTATGGGGCGGCTTCTACGCCGAACGCAAAGGATGGAAACATGATGATAAACGAATCACCTTCGATGAGTTCTGCGGGATGCTTGTTGCATTATTCTGGCTACCGCGTCCAGTATCCCTGCTCGGTTCGATCCTGATCTTTGGCATAGCTTTTATCCTGTTCCGACTTCTTGATATCTTCAAACCCCCTCCTCTGCGCTTACTTGAGCGTTTGCCCGGCGGCTGGGGTGTGATGGCTGACGATCTGGCTGCAGGGGTTGTGACCAACGGTCTTATCAGGTTAATCCTGCTTATCCCGGTTCCTTTATTCCATGGCTAG
- the secF gene encoding protein translocase subunit SecF: protein MLQILKETHIPFSRLRYIGFIASGALIVLTLILLIVKGGPDYGIDFEGGSKIGLSFSDPMTTEKIRSALAELGETDVKIFRIQDVSTGTSSFQIQTTPKTLLIEKDEQKSFSLRVIDKLETKYPGLEVTLTGEETVSAAFGKELQWDAILALLLGLALILIYIWIRIDFRFGVGTVVAVFHDIWITLGIITLAGIRIDITVIAALLTIIGYSVNDSIVISKRIQELIKTRRGATLTENIDSGINMALSRTIVTSLTTLFVSVAVVIFASGTAIFPFAMTMTIGVVIGTYSSSFIVAPLVIELENILPSRKRRT, encoded by the coding sequence ATGCTGCAGATACTCAAAGAAACACACATCCCCTTCAGCCGCCTTCGTTACATAGGTTTCATCGCCTCCGGCGCACTTATCGTGCTTACCCTTATCCTGCTTATCGTGAAAGGCGGGCCTGACTACGGGATCGATTTCGAGGGTGGATCAAAGATAGGGCTTTCCTTCTCCGACCCTATGACCACAGAGAAGATCCGATCCGCTCTTGCCGAGCTTGGAGAAACCGATGTCAAGATCTTTCGTATCCAGGATGTGAGCACAGGCACCTCGTCGTTTCAGATCCAGACCACGCCGAAGACCCTGCTGATAGAGAAAGACGAACAAAAAAGCTTCAGTCTGCGGGTGATTGATAAACTCGAGACCAAATATCCTGGCCTTGAGGTGACGCTTACCGGCGAGGAGACGGTATCTGCCGCCTTCGGCAAGGAACTCCAGTGGGATGCTATACTTGCCTTGCTTCTGGGGCTGGCTCTGATCCTTATCTACATCTGGATTAGGATTGACTTTCGCTTCGGCGTCGGCACTGTAGTCGCGGTCTTCCACGACATATGGATAACCCTTGGAATAATCACGCTTGCAGGTATCCGTATAGACATCACTGTTATCGCCGCTTTACTTACCATCATAGGTTACTCGGTGAACGACTCTATCGTTATCTCCAAGCGTATCCAGGAGCTTATAAAGACCCGTCGCGGCGCGACGCTTACCGAAAATATCGATTCAGGCATCAACATGGCCCTTTCCCGAACCATCGTTACCTCGCTTACCACTCTCTTCGTGTCAGTGGCTGTAGTGATCTTTGCGTCGGGTACTGCGATCTTCCCATTCGCGATGACCATGACCATAGGTGTCGTAATCGGAACCTACTCCTCCTCGTTCATCGTGGCTCCATTAGTGATCGAGTTGGAAAATATCCTGCCCTCGCGCAAGCGCAGAACCTAG
- the secD gene encoding protein translocase subunit SecD, giving the protein MKRSLWIKLVLFILALVIGGVLLYPTLRLLVSTDLDEEERMALEKRALHLGLDLVGGMHLVLEADTSGRDFSPQEVASATDNAISIIRDRVDDLGVSEPNIQRVGKNRMQVQLPGIAYRERALEVIGKTGLLEFRLLASPEATMKIFSDIDVHLSGDSLGGARPFSGYLVPARNDAAVEKRKYWAFKKLVDETRAVVPSDAEILFGHEEEVEGRTIRRVYVVKKRAEITGADIKDARAKPYQGNDPNYQGTWMTEMDLQRSGQARFANVTGNNVGERLAIVFDDVVKSAPVIKERIPPGSAATITSNDRAGEEMRDLAILIRHGALPVPLRIVEERTVSPTLGRDSIRAGVIAIIIGLAAVVLFIIIYYTGSGLVAVAALIFNLFGLLAILAGFRATLTLPGLAAIALTIGMAVDANVLIYERIREELMTGKFPRSAVETGYSKAWRVIIDANITTIIAAIILAVFNSGPVRGFAITLIVGLIINMVTAIYFSKGLFDLYLFKRPDRKLYI; this is encoded by the coding sequence ATGAAGCGAAGTCTGTGGATCAAGTTGGTTCTCTTCATACTGGCTTTAGTGATAGGCGGTGTTCTTCTTTACCCTACGCTCAGGCTGCTCGTATCAACCGATCTGGATGAAGAGGAGCGTATGGCACTCGAGAAGAGGGCGCTCCACCTTGGGCTTGATCTTGTGGGTGGGATGCACCTTGTGCTTGAGGCGGATACCTCTGGCAGAGATTTCTCCCCCCAAGAGGTGGCGAGCGCCACTGACAACGCCATAAGCATCATAAGGGATCGCGTAGATGACCTTGGTGTCAGCGAACCTAACATACAGCGAGTTGGAAAGAACCGCATGCAGGTCCAGCTTCCCGGGATCGCGTACAGGGAGAGAGCGCTTGAGGTAATAGGAAAGACAGGATTACTTGAGTTCAGGCTGCTTGCGAGCCCTGAAGCTACCATGAAGATATTTTCCGACATAGATGTGCATCTTTCAGGGGACTCGCTCGGAGGCGCAAGGCCGTTCAGCGGGTATCTTGTTCCTGCCAGGAACGACGCCGCTGTTGAGAAGCGTAAGTATTGGGCATTCAAGAAGCTTGTTGATGAGACCCGTGCGGTGGTTCCCTCAGATGCTGAGATTCTTTTCGGCCATGAGGAGGAGGTTGAGGGACGAACCATTCGCAGGGTCTACGTGGTAAAGAAGAGGGCCGAGATCACCGGTGCAGACATCAAGGACGCCAGAGCCAAGCCCTACCAGGGCAACGACCCCAACTACCAGGGAACCTGGATGACTGAGATGGATCTTCAGCGCAGCGGCCAGGCGCGATTTGCCAATGTGACCGGCAACAACGTCGGCGAACGTCTGGCGATCGTTTTCGATGATGTGGTGAAGTCTGCTCCGGTAATAAAGGAACGCATTCCACCGGGTTCGGCTGCCACGATTACGAGTAACGATAGGGCCGGAGAGGAGATGAGGGATCTGGCCATACTCATCAGGCACGGTGCCCTGCCTGTTCCTTTGCGCATCGTCGAGGAGCGAACGGTTAGCCCTACCTTAGGGCGCGACTCCATCCGTGCAGGCGTTATAGCCATCATCATCGGTTTGGCCGCAGTCGTTTTATTCATAATTATCTACTACACCGGCTCAGGACTTGTAGCGGTGGCGGCCCTTATCTTCAACCTTTTCGGGCTACTTGCTATCCTTGCCGGGTTCAGAGCCACTCTTACATTGCCTGGTCTGGCAGCCATCGCCCTTACCATCGGTATGGCGGTGGACGCGAACGTCTTAATCTATGAACGAATACGGGAGGAGTTAATGACTGGCAAGTTCCCACGTTCGGCTGTTGAGACGGGTTACAGTAAAGCCTGGCGGGTGATTATAGATGCCAACATCACGACGATCATAGCAGCAATAATACTTGCCGTCTTCAACTCCGGGCCGGTGCGCGGATTCGCCATCACACTCATCGTTGGATTGATTATAAACATGGTTACCGCGATCTACTTCTCCAAGGGCCTCTTCGACCTCTACCTGTTCAAACGTCCTGACCGAAAACTCTACATCTAG
- a CDS encoding pyridoxine 5'-phosphate synthase, translated as MRELSVNVDHIATLREARRERFPDPVEFALEAETGGADGITCHLRCDRRHIKEADVRRLKEAISGELNLEMAATEEMTRIALEIKPHQVSLVPERPEEVTTQGGLDLRARFKDVKPYAERITGAGIRLSVFIEAAEEMIELAQKLGAKRVEFNTDHYARAYPSGSGSYLEFIESFRKMAGFANTLGIEAHVGHALDYDNIAPLMEIEEIVGASIGFTIVARALKVGIRQAVREMGHLMGKKV; from the coding sequence ATGCGTGAGCTCAGTGTCAACGTGGATCATATCGCCACCCTGCGCGAGGCTCGGCGCGAGCGTTTTCCTGACCCGGTTGAGTTTGCTTTGGAAGCCGAGACAGGCGGGGCTGACGGTATAACCTGTCATCTGCGCTGTGACCGTCGGCATATAAAGGAGGCTGACGTCCGTCGGCTAAAGGAGGCGATCAGCGGCGAGCTTAATCTGGAGATGGCCGCCACTGAAGAGATGACGCGGATCGCACTTGAGATCAAGCCGCACCAGGTGAGTCTGGTTCCCGAACGTCCGGAAGAGGTTACTACCCAGGGCGGTCTTGATCTGCGGGCGCGCTTTAAGGATGTCAAGCCCTATGCTGAACGCATCACCGGCGCAGGTATCCGTCTCTCGGTCTTCATCGAGGCCGCCGAGGAGATGATAGAGCTTGCCCAAAAGCTCGGGGCCAAGAGGGTCGAGTTCAACACCGATCATTACGCACGAGCGTATCCCAGCGGCTCTGGGAGTTATCTTGAATTCATCGAGTCTTTCCGTAAGATGGCAGGGTTCGCCAACACATTGGGTATTGAAGCGCACGTCGGGCACGCGCTCGACTACGATAACATCGCGCCGCTCATGGAGATAGAAGAGATAGTCGGCGCTTCAATAGGCTTTACGATCGTGGCGCGGGCACTGAAGGTAGGTATTAGGCAGGCGGTAAGAGAGATGGGGCACCTTATGGGAAAGAAAGTTTGA
- a CDS encoding Zn-dependent protease, with the protein MLDKLETAIGSSKADYTDIRYEENRRVTISYENRELRRLSTTTSRGGHVRCYTKGGKAIHSFSRLEDLEKGIKQCAADSQIVGSHRKAKLSLAPTETLRGQLLLSPEKDPRKWPLDEKHELLKHYRDLLLYIPKVVVVAGAYSEWFSHRWFVSSEGTAIEYDLLITNIGFQITARDGNVVEKTAYSVGGRDDYSNLLDRDEEFLERGRIAVELTTADQLPAGNFPVILDSDEASVFIHEAFGHLSEADGLQDNPAFLAKLQIGAELGSEILNVTDDGTILTAPGGHLVDDEGVRTRRTELIKKGVLAGRMHSRETAAEFSEELSGNMRAVGPKFTPIVRMSNIFIERGTSTFEEMVSSIDHGYYLVGAKGGQTSGDAFTFGAQYGYEIKAGKLGSLLRDLNMSGELFETLQNISMIGDDLRFAERGGCGKGGGGPMQLNAKSGKGAPHIKINKVTLGGAR; encoded by the coding sequence ATGCTTGACAAACTAGAGACAGCTATAGGTTCCTCCAAGGCTGACTACACAGACATCCGATACGAGGAGAACCGGCGGGTTACAATAAGCTACGAGAACCGTGAGCTGCGCAGGCTTTCGACAACCACCAGCCGGGGTGGTCATGTGCGCTGCTACACCAAAGGCGGAAAGGCTATCCATTCGTTCTCTCGATTGGAAGATCTTGAGAAAGGAATAAAGCAATGTGCGGCTGACTCACAGATCGTAGGCTCGCACCGAAAAGCCAAGCTCTCCCTTGCCCCTACTGAGACTTTGCGCGGCCAGTTACTGCTTTCGCCTGAAAAGGATCCCCGCAAATGGCCTTTGGATGAAAAACACGAGTTACTCAAGCACTACCGCGATCTGCTTCTCTACATCCCAAAGGTGGTGGTTGTAGCAGGTGCCTACTCGGAGTGGTTCTCGCATCGCTGGTTCGTCTCATCTGAAGGCACCGCGATCGAGTACGATCTCCTGATCACCAACATCGGCTTCCAGATTACCGCAAGAGACGGCAATGTGGTAGAAAAAACCGCGTATTCTGTAGGTGGACGCGACGACTACTCCAACCTCCTCGACCGAGACGAGGAGTTCCTGGAGCGTGGCAGGATAGCGGTCGAGCTTACCACCGCAGATCAACTGCCTGCAGGCAACTTCCCGGTGATCCTTGATTCTGATGAGGCAAGCGTCTTCATCCACGAGGCGTTCGGACATCTTTCAGAGGCGGACGGTCTTCAGGATAACCCCGCGTTTTTGGCCAAGCTCCAGATCGGCGCCGAGCTAGGCTCCGAGATTCTGAACGTAACGGACGACGGCACGATACTCACCGCGCCGGGCGGACATCTGGTTGACGATGAAGGAGTGCGGACCCGGCGCACCGAGCTCATAAAGAAAGGGGTGCTGGCAGGTCGCATGCACTCCCGCGAGACCGCCGCAGAGTTTTCCGAGGAGCTTTCAGGCAACATGAGGGCGGTCGGACCCAAGTTTACCCCAATCGTGCGCATGTCCAACATCTTTATCGAGAGGGGAACTTCCACTTTTGAGGAGATGGTCTCTTCCATCGATCACGGCTACTACCTTGTAGGAGCCAAGGGTGGGCAGACCTCAGGTGATGCCTTCACCTTCGGCGCCCAGTACGGATACGAGATAAAAGCTGGCAAGCTCGGCAGTCTCCTTCGCGACCTCAACATGTCAGGGGAGTTGTTTGAGACTTTGCAAAACATCTCCATGATCGGCGACGATTTAAGATTTGCAGAGCGCGGGGGCTGCGGCAAGGGCGGAGGCGGCCCCATGCAGCTTAATGCAAAATCAGGAAAGGGTGCTCCCCACATCAAGATCAACAAGGTTACCCTCGGAGGTGCCAGATGA
- a CDS encoding desulfoferrodoxin, with the protein MAEEGKIYVCNICGQEVKVTKAGAGTLVCCGQDMEPKEAP; encoded by the coding sequence ATGGCTGAGGAAGGAAAGATCTACGTCTGCAACATCTGCGGACAGGAAGTGAAGGTTACCAAAGCGGGAGCCGGAACGCTCGTCTGCTGCGGCCAGGATATGGAACCTAAGGAGGCCCCGTAA
- a CDS encoding FmdB family transcriptional regulator, translating to MPIREFCCRDCGASFEFLILKKSDEAKASCPKCKSRNLERLLSVFGVAGAVERPTASGGGGCSTCSSSDCSTCGR from the coding sequence ATGCCTATAAGAGAGTTCTGCTGCCGCGACTGCGGAGCAAGCTTTGAGTTTCTGATCCTCAAGAAGTCGGACGAGGCTAAGGCAAGTTGTCCGAAGTGCAAGTCTCGCAATCTTGAAAGATTGCTCTCGGTGTTCGGGGTAGCAGGAGCGGTTGAGAGACCTACGGCATCGGGTGGCGGCGGATGTTCCACCTGCTCCTCCAGCGACTGCTCCACCTGCGGACGTTAA